One window of the Labeo rohita strain BAU-BD-2019 chromosome 9, IGBB_LRoh.1.0, whole genome shotgun sequence genome contains the following:
- the rsph1 gene encoding radial spoke head 1 homolog: MSDVGSEEFDDEQGSLGEYEGDRNEAGERHGQGKAVLPNGDTYQGAYENGKRCGQGTYKFKNGARYIGEWYMNLKHGQGVFYYPDGSKYEGSWVDDQRQGHGVYTYPNGDTYDGEWLHHQRHGQGTYTHHDTGSQYMGTWIMGKMESVGELIHLNHRYQGNFVNNNPSGPGKYVFDIGCEQHGEYLQIEQDKGEAEEDEPVISTTLKWKPKAVTGLSVWTSEKDSVTSVR, encoded by the exons ATGTCAGACGTTGGCTCTGAAGAGTTTGACGACGAGCAAGGCTCTCTAGGG GAGTATGAGGGAGACAGAAATGAAGCTGGAGAGAGACATGGACAGGGCAAAGCTGTTCTGCCGAATGGAGACACTTATCAAGGAGCTTATGAAAACGGCAAAAGATGTGGCCAG GGGACATATAAGTTCAAGAATGGGGCCAGATACATTGGAGAATGGTACATGAATTTAAAACATGGACAGGGTGTATTTTATTACCCAGATGGCTCCAAATATGAAG GAAGCTGGGTGGATGACCAGCGACAGGGTCATGGTGTTTACACGTACCCCAATGGAGACACATATGATGGTGAATGGCTGCACCATCAAcg ACATGGGCAGGGTACATATACACATCACGACACTGGCTCTCAGTACATGGGCACATGGATCATGGGAAAGATGGAGTCCGTCGGGGAGCTGATCCATCTGAACCACAGATATCAGGGCAACTTTGTCAATAATAAT cCCTCTGGTCCAGGGAAATATGTGTTTGACATTGGGTGTGAGCAGCATGGAGAGTATCTCCAGATAGAGCAG GACAAAGGAGAAGCAGAGGAAGATGAGCCTGTCATATCCACTACCTTGAAGTGGAAACCCAAGGCAGTTACTGGGCTTTCTGTTTGGACCAGTGAGAAGGATTCTGTCACCTCGG TACGTTGA
- the cln5 gene encoding ceroid-lipofuscinosis neuronal protein 5, with product MNYFVYFIQAVLHCWIVGLVVSSVSGNQVWPVPYNRVDRRPDVDPFCQALYPFCPTGDRDGRIPVMTDSDIISVFRLQTPVWEFKYGDVMGKFHIMHDAIGFGSVKTGTNFTMEWYELFQLGNCTFPHERAGMSAPFWCNQGAACLYEGIDDIHWKQNGTLEKIGEISGEMFNEMARWVQEDNATGVYYETWTVKSDAGPNATTWFESYDCSQFVHRTYKKLLDMGAELSSQTPTYYTKIYLYSGEPVHLGNDSIFQQSSMKDLATDIKKFYHSFRSHQSVIEMIESLLEAFEKMVLEKTFYFYYNSEYWKLPMKYPYIKIIYEEIPLP from the exons ATGAACTATTTCGTTTACTTTATTCAGGCGGTGCTGCACTGTTGGATTGTGGGACTGGTCGTTTCCAGCGTCAGTGGAAATCAGGTCTGGCCAGTGCCTTACAA TCGAGTTGACAGACGCCCAGATGTTGATCCCTTCTGCCAGGCTTTGTACCCTTTCTGCCCGACCGGAGATCGAGATGGTCGAATACCCGTCATGACAGACTCCGATATCATCTCAGTGTTCAGACTACAGACTCCAGTGTGGGAGTTCAAATATGGAGACGTCATGGGAAAGTTT CATATCATGCACGATGCCATTGGCTTTGGAAGCGTGAAAACGGGAACAAACTTCACCATGGAGTGGTACGAGCTGTTTCAGCTGGGGAACTGCACTTTTCCTCACGAGAGAGCGGGCATGAGCGCGCCGTTCTGGTGTAATCAGGGAGCCGCGTGTCTTTATGAGGGCATCGATGACATTCACTGGAAACAGAACGGCACGCTGGAGAAAATAGGAGAGATTTCAG gtGAGATGTTCAATGAGATGGCTCGCTGGGTTCAGGAGGACAATGCAACGGGTGTTTATTACGAGACTTGGACGGTAAAGTCCGACGCTGGTCCAAACGCAACTACTTGGTTTGAGTCGTACGACTGTTCTCAGTTCGTGCACCGCACGTATAAGAAATTACTGGATATGGGTGCTGAACTGTCCAGCCAAACGCCAACGTATTACACAAAGATCTATCTGTACAGTGGAGAGCCAGTCCATTTAGGAAACGACTCTATTTTCCAACAGTCGTCCATGAAAGATCTCGCCACAGACATCAAGAAGTTTTACCACTCGTTTCGCTCTCACCAGTCAGTCATAGAAATGATCGAGAGCTTGTTGGAGGCTTTTGAAAAAATGGTCCTGGAGAAAACCTTCTATTTTTACTACAACTCTGAATACTGGAAGCTGCCTATGAAATATccttacattaaaataatctacGAGGAGATTCCTTTACCGTAA
- the fbxl3a gene encoding F-box/LRR-repeat protein 3: protein MSNTQNSSLRPPRMKRRLSRDREDSTSSCEGQTDSCKRVKQPEDSGDLLSNWARLPQEILLHIFQYLPLLDRAFASQVCRGWNQAFHMPELWRCFEFELNQPASSYLKATHPDLIKQIIKRHSNHLQYVSFKVDSSTESAEAACDILSQLVNCSLKTLGLISTARPSFMELPKSHFISALTVVFVNSKSLSSLKIDDTPVDDPSLKVLVANNSDTLKLLKMSSCPHVSPAGILCVADQCHGLRELALNYHLLSDELLLALSSEKHVHLEHLRIDVVSENPGQQFHTIKKSSWDAMVRHSPKFNLVMYFFLYEDEFGPFFRDEIPVTHLYFGRSVSKEVLGRVGMNCPRLVELVVCANGLRPLDEELIRIAERCQHLSAIGLGECEVSCSAFVEFVKMCGRRLSQLSIMEEVLIPDHKYSLDEIHWEVSKHLGRVWFPDMMPTW, encoded by the exons ATGAGTAACACGCAAAACAG TTCTCTCAGGCCCCCAAGAATGAAAAGGAGGTTGAGCAGAGACCGTGAGGACAGCACCTCGTCCTGCGAGGGGCAGACGGACTCCTGCAAGAGAGTCAAACAGCCTGAAGACTCTGGGGATCTGCTGTCCAACTGGGCTCGATTACCACAGGAGATCCTGCTTCACATCTTTCAGTACCTGCCGCTCCTCGATCGCGCCTTCGCTTCGCAGGTTTGCCGTGGCTGGAATCAGGCCTTCCATATGCCCGAGCTGTGGAGGTGCTTTGAGTTCGAGCTCAACCAGCCCGCCAGCTCTTACCTGAAAGCCACTCATCCTGACCTAATAAAGCAAATCATAAAGAGGCACTCCAATCATTTGCAGTACGTCAGCTTCAAG GTGGACAGCAGTACAGAGTCAGCGGAGGCTGCGTGTGACATCCTGTCTCAGCTGGTCAACTGCTCACTGAAGACTCTCGGGCTGATCTCCACTGCACGGCCGAGCTTCATGGAGCTACCGAAG TCCCACTTTATCTCTGCACTAACCGTGGTGTTTGTCAACTCAAAGTCTCTTTCGTCTCTGAAAATTGACGACACGCCAGTGGACGATCCTTCGCTTAAGGTCCTGGTGGCCAACAACAGTGACACGCTCAAGCTGTTAAAGATGAGCAGCTGCCCTCACGTTTCTCCTGCAG GTATTCTCTGCGTTGCTGATCAGTGTCACGGTCTGAGAGAGCTGGCTCTCAACTATCACTTACTGAGCGACGAGCTCCTGCTGGCGCTTTCCTCCGAGAAGCACGTGCACCTGGAGCATCTGCGCATAGACGTGGTGAGCGAAAACCCTGGCCAGCAGTTCCACACCATCAAGAAGAGCAGCTGGGATGCCATGGTGCGCCATTCACCCAAATTCAACCTGGTCATGTACTTCTTCCTGTACGAGGACGAGTTCGGGCCCTTTTTCCGTGACGAGATCCCCGTCACACACCTCTACTTCGGTCGCTCGGTCAGCAAAGAGGTCCTGGGCCGCGTCGGCATGAATTGCCCGCGTCTGGTGGAGCTGGTGGTGTGTGCCAACGGGCTGCGGCCGCTGGACGAGGAGCTGATTCGTATCGCAGAGCGCTGCCAGCACCTGTCGGCCATCGGACTGGGCGAGTGCGAGGTCTCCTGCAGCGCTTTCGTGGAGTTCGTGAAGATGTGTGGCCGCCGCCTTTCACAGCTGTCCATCATGGAGGAGGTGCTCATCCCAGATCACAAATACAGCCTGGATGAGATTCACTGGGAAGTTTCCAAGCATCTCGGGCGTGTTTGGTTTCCAGATATGATGCCCACCTGGTGA